A single window of Aquarana catesbeiana isolate 2022-GZ linkage group LG10, ASM4218655v1, whole genome shotgun sequence DNA harbors:
- the ARHGAP32 gene encoding rho GTPase-activating protein 32 isoform X9, producing the protein MKSRPSKQKLKQRGILRERVFGCDLGEHLLNSAQDVPQVLRSCTEFIEKHGIVDGIYRLSGIASNIQKLRHEFDSEQIPDLTKDVYIQDIHCVGSLCKLYFRELPNPLLTYQLYEKFSDAVSAATDEERLVKIHDVIQQLPPPHYRTLEFLMRHLSRLATYCSITNMHTKNLAIVWAPNLLRYGTITPRSKQIESACFSGTAAFMEVRIQSVVVEFILNHVEVLFSPKLSSVIRESAGHTSLSRPKSLLVSSPSTKLLSLEEAQARTQAQINSPVVADSKYIEVGEGPAALQGKFHTVIDFPSERKRPPPKMKKSPVGSWRSFFNLGKSSSSSSMSKRKLTRNPSEPSEMKAMAMAGGRCDTGTMRSAKSEESLSSLHATDMESKLFRPRRPRSSSDALSASYNGDLRDGCNRCNSYDNLPHDQDSDGDEGLIHVPAMLSSRSHDDEDLSPPDIGVASLDFDPMSFQCSPPKLDSDGLDSNNLFHIDTTPGSGRERFQIGAQTPASGNSSEPMSPFQERLFSPFLTPDRSPSAEKIPKAPSFAEKVVQALSPKVGRKAVRSPPLTISDPVTVSLPSRVSEMIGSMQGAGGASQSPTWYKEIRDLGTLQAAPYKSGDLGFGQLSISATQESPWTMDSTVISQWNIGGAEREDIAGNISPDTSHVPCSTELFYTDDSSQEFNSSNKAGSSQREESELSGLEQNKSVPAVPTPPGSCVMESPMDPVPVTTVSFIPPPPPPKNAARMLALALAESAQQVSYQKRPPYLQFMDLPLPPPPEEEPPPEQSPQKLPPPPAATETNPTITSEPTTSTSSSFSITTIQYSPVRSQNPMPGPSPSAITPGLSPSTQVTGSIPPEDTPLPGPGEVNITFPTEAFTPPPSSDKPSPRPHLHQRSESFPSHPAQSTAPPAPPVRTMESRLATALHSNYNEAITASNYHSFLNTMMLPSSLEDALPRHNYSALIKSENMIEQGASYRHPYPSQAKAEDKAEMGDTYRPYLSSKPDSTELGYRPHHPSQMDPENPTDTYDTLVHHKAAAIPKSYRADTLHMQPYSTRCETSSSNSTLYGTYITQAKHSGMQHSRTRNRSDYMGSMSPGLRSYSEDTPPYPTIRRVQSLHVPMQPQPPPVRAVPISRTEVPPDEEPAYCPRPVYQYKACPSFSSSSDYHVTQLQPYFENGRVHYRYSPYSGSTTYYSADGTFYDMDPYSTLRLRQFHLYPSRDFASYTTRHQPKATYRSQGLAPYPRGTLREHNFISRDVPPEHPRPIHISWDMEDMDRYRLQSLRRENRPRPRSKGPVMSQYDNVSPSLVDDIAGLDVIHLRSRSDPGKTPGLLSVAESKDSRYPGRIEGDERLPPPPPPYGNGHQDRPSLPQKQAGTSRSRLQHELNPEHRTPPQQDTGHRQTSDGRNGPPFPPAEYNSKSMPMPSDHASYHSSTNKCNVNPQEPVRLNHKDMRLSEDKDRPLVRPADNSHRDCYREDSAQFVSNTGPPKPERNHSLRGQIPETLEREPAIFYPYQTLHSKLHSSITALSQYDNVADYHSIPHHRSTSQSTQNAFPLSHARTYATALGQGAFLATELAMQRQEAKVHAE; encoded by the exons GACTCTGGAGTTTCTTATGCGCCACTTATCCCGCCTTGCAACCTACTGCTCCATTACCAACATGCACACCAAGAACCTGGCTATTGTGTGGGCCCCCAACCTCCTCCGGTATGGGACCATTACACCTCG ATCTAAGCAGATCGAGTCTGCGTGTTTCAGTGGGACAGCAGCATTCATGGAGGTGCGCATCCAGTCGGTGGTGGTGGAATTTATCCTGAACCATGTGGAAGTTCTGTTCAGTCCTAAACTTAGCTCTGTCATACGAGAGAGTGCAG GTCACACATCCCTGTCTCGGCCCAAATCTCTTCTGGTTTCTTCGCCATCCACAAAGCTCCTCAGCCTGGAAGAGGCTCAAGCGCGGACACAAGCACAGATCAATTCCCCTGTGGTGGCTGACAGCAAATACATCGAGGTGGGAGAAGGACCAGCTGCCCTGCAGGGCAAGTTCCACACAGTCATTGACTTCCCATCTGAAAG GAAAAGGCCTCCGCCTAAGATGAAGAAGTCCCCGGTGGGCAGCTGGCGCTCCTTCTTCAACCTGGGAAAGTCCTCATCGTCATCATCAATGTCCAAGAGGAAGTTGACCCGCAATCCAAGTGAACCCAGCGAAATGAAGGCCATGGCCATGGCAG GAGGAAGATGTGACACAGGAACAATGCGTTCAGCTAAAAGTGAAGAGTCGCTGAGTTCTCTGCATGCTACTGACA TGGAATCAAAGCTTTTCCGGCCAAGGCGCCCACGCTCCAGCAGTGATGCCCTGTCTGCTTCCTATAATGGGGATCTGCGGGATGGATGTAACCGCTGTAACTCTTATGATAATCTACCCCATGATCAGGACAGCGATGGTGATGAAGGACTTATTCATGTACCTGCCATGTTAAGTTCTCGTTCTCATGATGATGAGGATCTGAGTCCACCTGATATTGGTGTGGCCAGTTTAGACTTTGACCCAATGTCCTTCCAGTGCAGCCCACCCAAGCTGGACAGCGACGGACTGGATAGTAACAATCTGTTCCATATTGACACCACTCCAGGCAGCGGCAGAGAAAGATTTCAGATTGGAGCCCAAACTCCTGCCAGTGGCAACAGCTCTGAGCCCATGTCCCCTTTCCAGGAGAGGCTGTTCAGTCCGTTCCTAACCCCTGACCGCAGTCCCAGTGCAGAGAAGATTCCAAAAGCCCCATCTTTTGCTGAGAAGGTTGTCCAAGCTCTGTCACCAAAGGTGGGTCGCAAAGCAGTCCGATCTCCACCCCTTACCATTTCAGATCCTGTCACAGTCTCATTGCCCAGCCGGGTGTCAGAAATGATTGGAAGTATGCAGGGTGCGGGTGGAGCTTCTCAGTCTCCTACATGGTACAAGGAAATCAGAGATTTGGGGACTCTGCAAGCTGCTCCATATAAATCAGGAGACCTTGGATTTGGCCAACTCTCTATATCAGCAACACAAGAATCTCCGTGGACTATGGACTCCACAGTCATCTCTCAATGGAACATTGGAGGAGCTGAGAGAGAAGATATTGCAGGGAACATTTCACCAGACACATCTCATGTTCCATGTAGCACGGAGCTATTCTATACGGACGACAGCAGCCAGGAATTTAACTCCAGTAACAAAGCAGGATCATCTCAAAGAGAGGAGAGTGAATTGTCAGGATTAGAGCAGAACAAATCTGTCCCCGCTGTGCCTACACCTCCAG GATCATGTGTCATGGAGTCTCCCATGGATCCAGTCCCTGTCACCACTGTTTCCTTCattcctcccccaccacctccaaAAAACGCTGCCAGGATGCTGGCGTTGGCCCTGGCCGAGTCAGCCCAACAAGTTTCTTATCAGAAGAGACCACCCTACCTCCAATTCATGGATTTACCACTGCCCCCTCCACCAGAAGAAGAGCCACCGCCAGAGCAGTCACCACAAAAACTGCCtccaccaccagctgccactgagacGAATCCTACCATTACCTCAGAGCCCACCACCAGCACCAGCTCATCATTCTCCATCACCACTATCCAGTACAGCCCTGTGAGAAGTCAGAATCCAATGCCAGGACCAAGTCCATCAGCCATTACCCCCGGACTGAGCCCTTCCACTCAG GTGACAGGATCCATTCCTCCTGAAGACACGCCACTGCCAGGGCCTGGTGAAGTGAATATCACCTTCCCTACTGAAGCCTTCACTCCACCCCCTTCCTCAGATAAGCCCAGTCCGAGGCCACACCTTCACCAGCGCTCAGAGTCTTTCCCATCACACCCAGCGCAGAGCACAGCCCCACCAGCTCCGCCTGTCCGAACCATGGAGAGTCGCCTGGCTACTGCTTTGCACTCCAACTACAATGAGGCAATTACAGCCAGCAATTATCACTCCTTCCTGAATACAATGATGCTGCCATCTTCACTGGAGGATGCACTGCCCAGACACAACTATTCAGCTCTTATAAAGTCTGAGAATATGATAGAGCAGGGAGCCAGTTACAGACATCCATATCCATCCCAGGCCAAAGCAGAAGACAAAGCCGAAATGGGAGATACCTACCGACCATATCTATCCAGTAAGCCAGATAGCACGGAGCTTGGTTACCGACCTCACCATCCGTCTCAGATGGATCCAGAGAATCCAACAGATACCTACGACACATTAGTGCATCATAAGGCAGCAGCGATTCCCAAGTCCTACAGAGCTGACACTCTACACATGCAGCCATATTCCACCCGCTGTGAAACTTCCTCCTCTAATTCCACCCTTTATGGCACTTACATAACTCAAGCCAAACACTCGGGGATGCAGCACTCCCGCACAAGAAACCGTTCAGACTATATGGGATCCATGAGCCCAGGTCTACGAAGTTACTCAGAGGACACACCCCCTTATCCTACCATAAGGCGAGTTCAATCTTTGCATGTGCCTATGCAACCACAACCTCCTCCTGTACGTGCAGTTCCCATTTCCAGAACTGAAGTCCCCCCAGATGAAGAACCTGCCTACTGCCCACGCCCAGTCTACCAGTACAAAGCATGTCCATCCTTCAGTTCCTCTTCAGATTATCATGTCACTCAGCTGCAGCCTTACTTTGAGAATGGGAGGGTACATTATCGATATAGCCCCTATTCAGGGAGCACAACATATTACTCCGCTGATGGAACCTTCTATGATATGGACCCCTATAGTACTTTGCGTTTGCGACAGTTTCACCTCTACCCAAGTCGCGATTTTGCTTCTTATACCACGAGACACCAGCCCAAGGCTACATATCGATCACAAGGCCTTGCTCCATATCCAAGAGGAACTCTACGTGAGCACAATTTCATCAGTCGAGATGTGCCTCCAGAACATCCTCGGCCAATTCATATTTCCTGGGATATGGAGGATATGGACCGATACAGGCTGCAGTCTCTAAGAAGAGAGAACAGGCCACGTCCGAGATCTAAGGGACCTGTCATGTCTCAGTATGATAATGTCTCCCCATCGTTAGTGGATGATATAGCAGGTTTAGATGTGATTCATCTCAGAAGCCGGTCAGACCCAGGAAAGACCCCTGGCCTTCTAAGTGTTGCTGAATCAAAAGATAGCCGATATCCAGGAAGAATAGAAGGTGATGAACGCCTGCCACCTCCTCCCCCACCATATGGAAATGGACACCAAGATAGGCCATCCTTGCCACAGAAGCAGGCTGGAACAAGTAGGAGTAGATTACAACACGAGTTAAACCCTGAGCATCGGACTCCACCTCAGCAGGATACTGGACACAGGCAAACTTCTGATGGAAGAAATGGTCCACCATTCCCACCTGCAGAGTACAACTCCAAGTCCATGCCAATGCCTTCTGATCATGCATCTTATCATTCCTCAACCAATAAGTGCAATGTAAACCCACAGGAACCAGTAAGGCTCAATCACAAAGACATGAGACTGTCAGAAGATAAAGACCGGCCACTTGTAAGGCCAGCAGACAATTCTCACCGAGACTGTTACAGAGAGGACAGTGCACAGTTTGTCTCTAATACAGGTCCACCTAAGCCAGAGAGGAACCACAGCCTGAGAGGCCAGATTCCCGAGACTTTGGAAAGAGAACCTGCCATCTTTTATCCATATCAAACACTTCATAGCAAGCTCCATAGCTCCATAACTGCACTATCTCAGTATGATAACGTGGCAGATTATCATTCCATACCACACCATCGATCAACAAGCCAATCTACTCAGAATGCCTTCCCTCTTTCTCATGCTCGGACCTATGCTACGGCACTTGGCCAAGGAGCCTTTCTAGCTACTGAGTTAGCCATGCAAAGGCAAGAGGCCAAAGTCCATGCAGAGTAA